The genomic interval GACAATGTCCGAGGCCCGCCCGCCTCGAGGGCGAAACAGAGCCGTTcgcattattttcttttctttctcgtcgctttgtttgttgttttgttGGTTAAAATATACAAACTACACGCGGTTTTCCACCGCCAAGATGATGACCCAATTATTGTTTCCAACGATACCCAACCATGGTGCGTGACGCTGACGTACCATATCTTCGTTATATCTCAGCCATTTAGTTACCGTTTCGAGAAGAgtcgttaaaaaataaagtggAACTTCGGTGAATATCGTTCAGAACGAACACCGTTGCTGAAGTCATCAGGCATCGCTCTCCATCCAATAGGAATCTTCGTTAGGCTTTTAGGAATGTGCAAGCTTCTATGGTTAACCGCTCCATAGTCATTGGTCTATCCAAAGCCGAAAGGTCTGCCACAGCCCTCGGGCCTCCAACTTCAAGGCCCTGACGCCCTTAGATGCCGAGTAAAATTTCTCTTCGCAGGGACTTCGCTAGGATCGTTGAACGTTCTCTCGTTGGAATAAATTTCTGAGCCAATTTCTTCGAAAGGAGCCAAAGCATGCGCTCGATCGATACTCTACGGTTACAACAACCAAGAGTAGAGGATACATTTGGCAATGGCAATTTTACAGGCACATGATGCGATGCAATCCGCAGCAGACAGAGGCATGATTGTGTTTCTCAGACGTTCGGTACACTTCGAGAGATTAATTCATTATAAGCATTAACGATCAGTTTTCGCAACCAACATATTTACGTATTAACCAGACACCAACGTTTATCATTATCCGAAACAATTTTTACGGTTTTACGAACAATAGCCGGCCCTTCAAACGAAAACGACAAACGGCGCCTCGACCCTACAGAAAGTGGCGGCTGCATGTCACAGGCTTACTGGCTACTCACCCGCCAATCAAAAGCcctaaaaataaatagatgatcGAGCTGTTTTTGTTGGCTAATACGACGGATGTCAATTTTCTGCGCATCGTGTGGATGCGGCGTGACGTATCGGGAATTCAATAAATAGTTTAGCCCGTGTTTAGCCAGAGAATTTATAATCattaaaaatcattcaacTTCGAACTAGGTTAGTTTGATGTTTCGTtcacaaaattattttgaaaatattttactacTTGAATTttaaacacaaaaaaaaacaccaaatcaGCTGAAACTCCCTACACTGTACCGTACACAAAAGTAATCACAATATTGTTTCTCCTAAATAGGTAATTGCTCCAATTCGGTATGGAAGTTCAACTCGAGTTGTTAACCAATATATGAATAAGTCGAATATTTCAGGCTGTTGTAGTACCTCTGGATTGAACAtaacaaatgaaaatggaatCAGAGAAAGAATGGGATGTAGAACAATTTAAAATGGAACATGAGTGTGACGAACATTGGGAGTTGAGACGTCGCTTTCTTCTCGCTCATAAAGACCAATTTCCCGAGGAAGAGTTGGTGTGTCTGGCACAGGTCTTCACTAACATAGAATTCTTAGGATGTCGGTACGTTAGTATAAAATGTAATTCAGAGATAGCCACATAAAGTGTTTCTATTACTCCCAAGTCCTCATTTTGCTTTAGtatggtaaaaataaattgaggtGTCAACAGTAACGTAAGGCAAGCTCTTTTCTGactgagataaaaaaatttttttcttcaaatttttacatcgACAAATGATGTTTCAGTTATCCAGAGGAAACGATGCAGCTTGTGGCTGAATTATCCCAAGAGATAGCTGCTGATTATCGTGAGAAGCAAAAAACTAAATTACAACGAACCTTTGTTAAAGCATCAGATGCTGCTGGCGCCAAAGTCAAAGGTAGAAGTAACAAAAATTGTGAGTCGATACTGGAATtggaattaataaaatatcttATTTATCCAATGCAACTGTATTAATCAACTGATTTAATTGTGTGTTTAAAAACGGCAATTTTTATCTGATTAATGTTATCAGTGTTTCAATTTCAGGACTAAATATCAGTAAACCAGAACCAAGTGGGAATAAATCGTTAGCAGGTGATGATTCCCATATAAACAAAAAGATCAAACATAATCATATTTGTCCCACTCAAATTATCaataagcgaaagaaaaacaacagtTATACCAATAATGGCCCATTTGGAAACATTGTAGTCGTTGAACACTCTCAAAATAACGTTATAAGTATTCTTGTGGATGCAGTGAATGCGAGTGGACAAAATTTGGAGTGGATATATGACGAAAGTATAACAGGATGGTGAGCAAAGAGTATCAACTACTTTTAAGTTTCCCCATTTTACTTCTTATATTTAGAACATTCAGAAGCTCCTCTGGTGTATTTTCAGTTTCTCTCAATACGTTAATACAGGATATCATTTGTGATTTTCAGCAAatgtacgataaaaataaatcataaaaATCTAGCTAATGGGCATGGttctaataaaaaattggCCAAGCGCAATGCAGCAACTAATGGGttggaattattgaaaaaatattattataccattaAGGTAAAAATGTGTATCTCGTCATTTGTGTTGCTTGTAACAAATGTTAAACTAATCTTCAATAATTTAGATTAAGAAAGCATTCCATGGCACACCTGAAAGCATTGTGAGCACAAAGTCTCTGAGTAATGCTCCAACAGTTGACAATATTCTACCTGATGATAATATAGGGAGAAAACTTATGCGATTAATGGGTTGGAGTGGCAATGGTCTTGGAAAATCTCAACAGGGTATTGTTGACCCAGTAACGTAAGTCAATAAGTTTACTGTATGACAAATGGTGAGCTAAACTGGATAAACTTCTTCCGTTCGATTGAAGTTTTGTAATCATAAAACCAAAACATTGTAGGGTGCAACAACAGATCAGTAGAGAGGGACTTGGGTTTACAGCAGGCAAAGCCAGTCAAGAGATTCTGAAGAAAAAGTTCcatcaaatattgaaaaactatGTGAGCGGTGACACGAGCAGCGACCTCGTATTCCTCTCCGAATTTACCAATGAAGAAAGAGCTCTGATTCATCTGTAAGTCAAACTCTTTCAATGAAACAATAATTGGTTAGGCAACctgtattttgtatttttttctttcatagaaTTGCAAGACAGATGGGCGTCAAGTCGCACAGTCACGGCCCAAAAAATGCCCGCACGTTAGTCGTATCTCGCAAAATAGATCCAGCTGAGCTTGTagaagaattaaaagaaagtGGCGGCATAACTGAAAAATACGAACTCATTTATCCAACGAAAGCCATGGATGTAATTCAATAAACATGCTGGAGTCTATGAAATTCTACTGATTCATTATGCTCATTGTAACTTACTAATCACAGTACCTTATGTaatggatgaaaatatttttaataatacagAATCATTGcattaaaaatagaatatatttattcagaGATGATTGGCCCGCCACCATACATTAAATCGTATGATATTTAAGATaactcttattttatttgctaTAGGATATTGTGTCTCACTTCTAGTGAGCTCTTCTTGTTGTGACCTTTCTCAATGTTAGGATACAAAATGGATACCTGTAAATATCGAATAGTTTACAGGTATATTAATAGCTATATATAATTCAAACGTCATTCAGGCACAATTTGTCTCGTTATTGCAAAATATTAATTGACTTTCTTTGTGTATGTccaaattaattatatatcaGATTTCACTAATGTGGTTTAATGTACCTATGATAAAACTCATAAACAATACAACAATATTTCATAATCCGGCATAGTTAATGGTAATCAGGTCAACTTTGACTCAACTAAGTATTAGAGCTATGTTATATCGATACCAAATTCTAAATCAAAGTCACGCTTACTTCCATATTTATTGTCGTTATACTACATCCCAAGTTCTTCTCCCGGAAGCTATTCATATCAATGAGCAAAGGAGTGGCTCTCTGATTTCAACATAACATTGCAAGTAGATTTGCCAGCTAATCAGGAACAGAGGTAGCAGTCGTTACCCATTGTTGAGCAATTTGagttaaatttttatacataatataaatcAATCGTTGACAGAGAAAGAAGTATAAATTTAGGAAGAAATGTGTTTGAAGTAATGAaccgatattattatatcttttttcgttcattcagtaatataaaaaacttacaattaatttattcacacATTGAAAAGgatgatatatacataattgGATAAATAGGTGATTTCGATATGTACGGATCCGCTTgaacaaaataattcaattctatTTAAGCAAATAGAATTTTAGGAAACAGATTAAGGAATATACAATTCTATTCGTGGTATTCAAAACTACGTATTAATTTAGAGTACGAAATTTGTCTACATTTAAAACTATGTCCTCATTCTTAGATTTGAGTAATATTTTTGTACATTAGAAAATATATTGATACTATTTTTCATTGCTTTTCTATGGTATGTAACAAAGGTTCCACCATAACTGAttgaatcattattattcttttggTCATTCTCGACGGTAAAACTACTATGTAGTAACTGAAGTACCAATTCTACACTCATggatttttgtgaaaatttgattttagtTATGAGGTCATATAAAAATCACATCTGACAAAGAGCACAtacagcaaaaaaatttatctcactCAAATGTTGATAATTCATGCAATGTAGAGCATGTATATAATGCACATATAAATATTGTTCATAAAAAATCTATGCATTTGTCTAAAATTAGCAAATACGAATAAAAGTCGTAAATGACGCTCACTTATACACATTGTAGCCTACCAAGTGTGTATGCTTATTGGATTCTTAAAATACAACtttatgatttaaaatctggGTACAGAGTTCCCAAAACTTCTTGGAGTGACTGTAGGGATAAAACTATGAggaagagaaatt from Athalia rosae chromosome 1, iyAthRosa1.1, whole genome shotgun sequence carries:
- the LOC105692849 gene encoding NF-kappa-B-repressing factor isoform X2: MKMESEKEWDVEQFKMEHECDEHWELRRRFLLAHKDQFPEEELVCLAQVFTNIEFLGCRYPEETMQLVAELSQEIAADYREKQKTKLQRTFVKASDAAGAKVKGLNISKPEPSGNKSLAGDDSHINKKIKHNHICPTQIINKRKKNNSYTNNGPFGNIVVVEHSQNNVISILVDAVNASGQNLEWIYDESITGCKCTIKINHKNLANGHGSNKKLAKRNAATNGLELLKKYYYTIKIKKAFHGTPESIVSTKSLSNAPTVDNILPDDNIGRKLMRLMGWSGNGLGKSQQGIVDPVTVQQQISREGLGFTAGKASQEILKKKFHQILKNYVSGDTSSDLVFLSEFTNEERALIHLIARQMGVKSHSHGPKNARTLVVSRKIDPAELVEELKESGGITEKYELIYPTKAMDVIQ
- the LOC105692849 gene encoding NF-kappa-B-repressing factor isoform X1, whose product is MKMESEKEWDVEQFKMEHECDEHWELRRRFLLAHKDQFPEEELVCLAQVFTNIEFLGCRYPEETMQLVAELSQEIAADYREKQKTKLQRTFVKASDAAGAKVKGLNISKPEPSGNKSLAGDDSHINKKIKHNHICPTQIINKRKKNNSYTNNGPFGNIVVVEHSQNNVISILVDAVNASGQNLEWIYDESITGWISFVIFSKCTIKINHKNLANGHGSNKKLAKRNAATNGLELLKKYYYTIKIKKAFHGTPESIVSTKSLSNAPTVDNILPDDNIGRKLMRLMGWSGNGLGKSQQGIVDPVTVQQQISREGLGFTAGKASQEILKKKFHQILKNYVSGDTSSDLVFLSEFTNEERALIHLIARQMGVKSHSHGPKNARTLVVSRKIDPAELVEELKESGGITEKYELIYPTKAMDVIQ